A single genomic interval of Antechinus flavipes isolate AdamAnt ecotype Samford, QLD, Australia chromosome 1, AdamAnt_v2, whole genome shotgun sequence harbors:
- the LOC127544887 gene encoding olfactory receptor 2K2-like has product MIEGENHTIWTYFILEGFSKYPKLEMVLFAFSLVMYLIILLGNSTLIVISILDFHLHTPMYFFLGNLSFMDICYTSSSIPTLLVNLLATEKTIIFSGCVLQMYLSLAMGSTECVLLAVMAYDRYVAICNPLRYSIVMNQRICVQMAAGSWITGCLTALLETSSALRVPLCGNVIDHFTCEILAMLKLACSSSLFMDMIMLVVGVLLLPIPMLLICISYFFILSSIWRINSAEGRNKAFSTCGAHLTVVILFYGAALSMYLKPPTTSSQETDKVIFLIYGVLTPMLNPIIYSLRNKEVKEAAKKLFKRNSPLSQI; this is encoded by the coding sequence atgaTAGAAGGAGAAAATCACACCATTTGGACCTATTTTATTTTGGAGGGATTTTCTAAGTATCCAAAATTAGAGATGGTTCTTTTTGCATTCAGTCTTGTAATGTACCTGATTATACTGCTTGGGAATAGCACTCTTATTGTAATCAGCATCCTGGATTTTCACCTTCACACCCCCATGTATTTCTTCCTAGGGAACCTTTCCTTCATGGACATCTGTTATACATCCTCCTCCATTCCAACTTTACTGGTTAACTTGTTGGCCACAGAAAAAACGATCATCTTCTCGGGGTGTGTTCTGCAAATGTATCTCTCTCTTGCCATGGGGTCCACAGAGTGTGTCCTCTTGGCTGTGATGGCATATGACCGGTATGTGGCCATCTGTAACCCTTTGCGGTACTCTATTGTCATGAATCAAAGGATCTGTGTGCAAATGGCAGCTGGATCGTGGATAACTGGTTGCCTCACAGCTCTCCTAGAAACAAGTTCTGCTCTACGAGTGCCTCTTTGTGGGAATGTGATTGATCATTTCACTTGTGAAATTCTTGCCATGCTGAAATTGGCCTGTAGCAGTTCCTTGTTCATGGACATGATTATGCTAGTGGTTGGTGTGCTTCTCCTTCCCATTCCCATgctcttaatttgtatttcctattttttcattctttcttccatttggAGAATTAACTCAGCTGAGGGAAGAAACAAAGCTTTTTCTACTTGTGGAGCCCACTTGACAGTGGTGATTTTGTTCTATGGGGCTGCCCTGTCCATGTATCTCAAGCCCCCAACAACAAGTTCTCAAGAAACAGACAAagtcattttcttaatttatggGGTGCTAACGCCCATGCTAAATCCCATCATCTACAGTCTGAGGAACAAGGAAGTCAAAGAGGCTGCAAAAAAACTATTTAAGAGAAATTCTCCTTTGTCACAAATATAA